Proteins encoded together in one Cicer arietinum cultivar CDC Frontier isolate Library 1 chromosome 4, Cicar.CDCFrontier_v2.0, whole genome shotgun sequence window:
- the LOC101513263 gene encoding pectin acetylesterase 6, producing MKLSMRMKLLILLAAEFAFLVSGIISSGSETQTLMSFSENDVVSLQPQMVNLTLIQGADSKGAVCLDGTLPGYHLDRGFESGANSWLIHLEGGGWCNTIRNCVYRKNTRRGSSKYMENQIPFTGILSNKAEENPDFFNWNRVKLRYCDGASFSGDSENEAAGLQFRGQKIWLAAMEELMSQGMQNAEQALLSGCSAGGLASILHCDEFQSLLPQSSKVKCLSDAGFFLDAIDVSGGRSLRNLFGGVVQLQEVQKNLPKSCLSQRDPTSCFFPQNMVEHVETPLFLLNAAYDVWQVQASLAPPTADPLGSWNDCKSNHANCSSSQIEFLQDFRNQMLDDVKDFSRPSQTGLFINSCFAHCQSERQETWFADDSPLLEDKPIAVAVGDWYFDREVVKAIDCPYPCDNSCHNLVFK from the exons ATGAAGCTTAGCATGAGAATGAAGCTGCTGATTTTGTTGGCAGCTGAATTTGCATTCTTAGTTTCAGGGATTATCTCCTCTGGATCTGAGACTCAGACACTAATGTCTTTCTCCGAAAACGATGTCGTTTCATTGCAACCTCAAATGGTCAATCTCACTCTCATTCAAGGAGCTGATTCTAAAGGAGCTG TGTGTTTGGATGGAACATTGCCTGGTTACCATTTGGATCGAGGATTTGAATCTGGTGCAAATAGTTGGCTTATTCATCTTGAg GGAGGAGGATGGTGTAATACTATCAGAAACTGTGTCTATAGAAAAAATACTCGTCGAGGTTCGTCAAAGTATATGGAAAATCAAATACCATTCACAGGAATATTGAGCAATAAAGCTGAAGAAAATCCTG ATTTCTTTAACTGGAACAGAGTCAAATTAAGGTACTGTGATGGAGCTTCTTTTAGTGGAGATAGTGAAAATGAG GCTGCGGGGCTTCAATTTCGAGGACAAAAAATATGGCTAGCTGCAATGGAGGAATTAATGTCTCAAGGAATGCAGAACGCCGAACAA GCCCTTCTCTCTGGATGCTCTGCGGGTGGTCTAGCATCCATACTACATTGTGATGAGTTCCAAAGCTTGTTACCACAATCTTCCAAAGTGAAGTGTTTGAGTGATGCAGGATTTTTTCTTGATGC AATTGATGTATCTGGAGGACGCTCGCTGAGGAATCTGTTTGGAGGCGTAGTTCAGTTACAG GAAGTCCAGAAAAATCTGCCAAAAAGTTGTCTCAGCCAACGGGATCCAACTTCG TGTTTCTTTCCTCAGAATATGGTAGAACATGTTGAGACACCGTTGTTTTTACTCAATGCGGCTTATGATGTGTGGCAG GTCCAAGCCAGTTTAGCCCCACCGACGGCTGATCCCCTTGGCTCTTGGAATGACTGCAAGTCAAACCATGCAAATTGTAGCTCATCTCAAATTGAGTTCCTCCAAG ACTTCAGAAATCAAATGCTCGATGATGTGAAAGACTTCTCGAGGCCGTCTCAAACAGGACTATTCATAAATTCTTGTTTTGCTCATTGCCAGTCTGAGAGACAGGAGACATGGTTCGCTGATGATTCTCCTCTTCTTGAGGACAAG CCAATTGCAGTTGCTGTTGGAGACTGGTATTTCGATCGAGAAGTTGTGAAAGCTATTGACTGTCCTTACCCTTGTGATAACAGCTGCCATAATCTGGTGTTTAAATGA
- the LOC101512937 gene encoding protein ABC transporter 1, mitochondrial produces MTSMRDLTRLFNGISLVANEIAKRSLPATTSNFETLIKNTLLSVTDISGITKGKLRQFSPPQPSSSSSYNTTHASSDSPSVVVFSDHPSSPPESTVPPPPIAATTIETVTNNDIVADFSYDANLREEHSDATVRARAVAANESEIVSSTETLKQGATTSEEVPLRKRRPRERKVPATPFSRALGFAGLGAGLAWGTVQESVKRLAYGTPTSPGNQSALSPFLSEKNAERLALALCRMRGAALKIGQMLSIQDESLVPAPILAALEIVRQGADVMPKSQLNQVLNSELGPDWSSKLHSFDYEPLAAASIGQVHRAVMKDGLQVAMKIQYPGVADSIESDIENVKLLLNYTNLIPEGLYLDRAIKVAKEELSRECDYKLEAANQKRFRDLLGGTEGFYVPIVLDDISSKRVLTTELISGIPIDKVALLDQETRNYIGKKLLELTLMELFVFQFMQTDPNWGNFLYDEATKTINLIDFGAARDFPKSFVDDYLRMVLACANGDSDGVIEMSKRLGFLTGMESDVMLDAHVQAGFIVGLPFSRPGSFDFQSNNITQSLSHLGSTMLKHRLTPPPDEAYSLHRKLSGAFLACIKIGAVVPCRELLLEIYKHHKFGEENELLSSGSVST; encoded by the exons ATGACGTCGATGAGGGACCTCACGAGGCTCTTCAATGGCATCTCCTTAGTCGCAAACGAAATTGCGAAACGTTCTTTACCCGCCACAACCTCTAATTTCGAAACCCTAATCAAGAACACTCTTCTCTCCGTCACCGATATCTCCGGCATCACTAAAGGAAAACTTCGCCAATTCTCCCCTCCTCAACCCTCCTCCTCTTCCTCCTATAACACTACACACGCTTCTTCCGATTCTCCTTCCGTTGTTGTGTTCTCAGATCATCCGTCTTCTCCACCCGAATCAACAGTACCACCACCACCAATAGCAGCAACAACAATTGAAACAGTAACAAACAATGACATTGTTGCCGATTTTTCTTATGATGCAAATCTTAGGGAGGAACATTCCGATGCAACTGTTCGTGCTCGTGCCGTGGCGGCAAATGAAAGTGAGATTGTGAGCTCTACTGAAACGCTCAAGCAAGGTGCAACTACGAGTGAGGAAGTGCCGTTGAGGAAACGAAGACCGAGGGAGAGGAAGGTTCCTGCTACTCCATTTTCTAGAGCTCTTGG GTTTGCTGGGCTAGGTGCCGGTCTTGCGTGGGGAACAGTCCAGGAATCAGTCAAGAGGCTTGCTTATGGTACACCTACTTCGCCAGGCAATCAATCTGCACTTTCCCCGTTCTTATCTGAAAAAAATGCCGAACGTTTAGCTCTTGCACTTTGCAGAATGCGTGGAGCCGCACTCAAAATCGGGCAGATGTTGAGCATACAGGATGAGTCGCTTGTTCCTGCTCCG ATCCTGGCTGCATTAGAAATTGTCCGTCAGGGTGCAGATGTGATGCCAAAGAGCCAGCTTAATCAAGTTTTAAATTCTGAGTTAGGCCCGGACTGGTCATCAAAATTGCATAGTTTTGATTATGAACCTTTAGCTGCTGCAAGTATTGGCCAG GTGCACCGAGCTGTCATGAAGGATGGCTTACAAGTTGCAATGAAAATTCAATACCCTGGTGTTGCAGATAGCATTGAGAGTGACATTGAGAATGTGAAACTTCTTCTAAACTACACAAATCTAATACCTGAAGGACTTTATCTTGACAGAGCAATTAAG GTTGCCAAAGAAGAATTATCTCGCGAGTGTGATTACAAGTTGGAGGCAGCAAATCAGAAACGATTCCGAGATCTTCTTGGTGGCACAGAAGGATTTTATGTTCCAATAGTTCTGGATGATATTTCAAGCAAAAGAGTACTAACTACAGAACTTATTTCTG GGATTCCAATTGACAAAGTGGCATTACTGGATCAGGAAACTCGTAATTATATTGGGAAAAAGTTGTTAGAACTCACGTTGATGGAGTTATTTGTATTCCAATTTATGCAG ACTGATCCTAACTGGGGTAATTTCTTATATGATGAAGCTACAAAGACAATCAATCTTATTGATTTTGGAGCAGCACGGGATTTCCCTaaaagttttgttgatgattattTAAGGATG GTTCTAGCATGTGCAAATGGTGATAGTGATGGCGTCATTGAGATGTCCAAGAGACTTGGATTCCTCACAGGAATGGAATCTGACGTGATGCTAGATGCCCACGTACAGGCTGGTTTTATTGTGGGTTTGCCATTCTCAAGACCTGGTTCATTTGACTTTCAATCAAATAACATTACTCAAAGCCTTAGTCACCTCGGGTCGACAATGCTGAAGCACAGGCTCACTCCTCCACCTGATGAAGCCTACAGTTTGCACAGAAAACTTTCCGGTGCTTTTTTGGCATGCATCAAGATTGGTGCTGTTGTCCCTTGTAGAGAACTATTGCTTGAAATATACAAGCATCATAAGTTTGGTGAAGAAAATGAGTTATTATCCAGCGGCTCAGTGTCTACGtag